In Quercus lobata isolate SW786 chromosome 12, ValleyOak3.0 Primary Assembly, whole genome shotgun sequence, a genomic segment contains:
- the LOC115971090 gene encoding xyloglucan-specific galacturonosyltransferase 1-like — protein sequence MAVSVSKKKSKQSKKVEAREICFSYSILINFFYRIPAAVFLLILIFLWSSSTTIISGKIIHVCVSSRKLNNLYCLSAGTQPNFDIPIPVINNSAISPSINGDIKEILNVVRDDLNPEIEKKVNADRKEEVANSVQAVNVVLDEQIPNAENRADKDENEAANAVEVLKTAQNNPNPDIREVEKGREVEIAHAKKVVEEQLQLHRSWKSSKNHPVCDGRGIYVYDLPSKFNTDLVGQCHDLVPWADFCEYFNNDALGLPIPKLGKGWYQTHQYSLESIFHTRVLKHPCRVYNENEAKLFYVPFYGGLDILRWHFKNVSNDVKDTLSLELIKWLEKQQPWVRNAGKDHVFVLGKISWDFRRNDNSPWGTRFLELSQMQNPIKLLIERQPWHVNDIGIPHPTFFHPHSDDDIISWQLKIISSSRKSLVSFAGAPRPDQPDNIRSILINQCNSAENGMCRFMNCSSGGCDQPESVIELFKESEFCLQPPGDSPTRKSVFDSLVSGCIPVFFCPFTAYYQYPWHLSTDHGKYSVFIDQEVVKQRKVNVVERLMKISPREREDMRSFIIYEVLPGLVYGDSNSQLEKFQDAFSIAMNNLLERVTRMESNAQ from the coding sequence ATGGCAGTTTCTGTGtccaaaaagaaatcaaaacaatCCAAAAAAGTAGAAGCACGCGAAATTTGCTTCTCTTATTCAATTTTGATCAACTTTTTTTATCGAATCCCAGCTGCTGTCTTCCTCCTAATCCTTATCTTCCTTTGGTCTTCCTCCACCACCATTATATCAGGGAAAATCATTCATGTCTGCGTCTCATCTCGGAAGCTCAACAACCTCTATTGCCTCTCTGCAGGGACCCAGCCAAATTTTGATATCCCTATTCCAGTAATCAATAATAGTGCCATTAGTCCTAGCATCAACGGGGATATAAAAGAGATTCTTAATGTTGTTCGGGATGATCTGAATCCTGAGATAGAAAAAAAAGTCAATGCAGACAGAAAAGAGGAGGTTGCAAATAGTGTGCAGGCTGTCAATGTTGTTTTGGATGAACAAATTCCAAATGCTGAAAACCGAGCTGACAAAGATGAAAATGAGGCTGCAAATGCAGTGGAGGTTCTGAAAACTGCTCAGAACAACCCAAATCCAGATATTAGAGAAGTAGAAAAAGGCAGAGAGGTGGAGATTGCACATGCTAAGAAGGTTGTGGAGGAACAGTTGCAACTTCATCGATCATGGAAGTCAAGTAAGAATCATCCGGTGTGTGATGGGAGGGGAATATATGTCTATGATTTGCCATCAAAGTTCAATACTGACTTGGTTGGTCAGTGTCATGATTTGGTTCCATGGGCAGATTTTTGTGAGTATTTCAATAATGATGCATTGGGCCTGCCAATACCAAAGCTTGGAAAAGGATGGTATCAGACTCATCAGTACTCACTGGAGTCAATATTTCATACGAGGGTCTTGAAGCATCCATGCAGGGTTTATAATGAGAATGAAGCCAAGCTTTTTTATGTCCCATTTTATGGTGGTTTAGACATTTTGAGATGGCATTTCAAAAATGTATCCAATGATGTCAAGGATACCTTATCATTGGAACTCATAAAGTGGCTGGAAAAGCAGCAGCCTTGGGTTCGGAATGCTGGTAAGGATCATGTCTTTGTGTTGGGGAAGATATCATGGGATTTTAGGAGAAATGATAATTCTCCATGGGGGACTAGATTTTTAGAGCTTAGTCAAATGCAAAACCCCATAAAGCTCTTGATCGAACGCCAACCATGGCATGTAAACGACATTGGAATTCCACACCCGACCTTCTTCCACCCTCATTCAGATGATGACATTATCTCATGGCAATTGAAGATTATCAGCTCGAGTCGAAAAAGTCTTGTGAGCTTTGCTGGGGCACCACGGCCCGATCAACCAGACAACATAAGGTCAATATTAATCAACCAGTGCAACTCTGCAGAGAATGGAATGTGCAGGTTTATGAATTGCAGTTCAGGAGGGTGTGATCAGCCTGAGTCAGTTATTGAGCTCTTCAAGGAGTCTGAATTCTGCTTGCAGCCTCCAGGGGATAGCCCTACAAGAAAATCAGTATTTGATTCTTTAGTGTCTGGTTGCATTCCTGTATTTTTCTGTCCTTTCACAGCTTACTACCAGTATCCATGGCATTTGTCTACTGATCATGGTAAATATTCTGTGTTCATAGACCAAGAAGTGGTGAAGCAGAGGAAGGTGAATGTGGTGGAGAGGTTGATGAAGATTTCTCCAAGGGAGAGGGAGGATATGAGGAGCTTTATAATATATGAAGTACTACCTGGGTTGGTATATGGGGATTCAAATTCACAGCTTGAGAAGTTTCAAGATGCATTTTCCATAGCTATGAATAATTTGCTTGAGAGAGTAACCAGAATGGAATCAAATGCACAATAG
- the LOC115971089 gene encoding FT-interacting protein 7-like: MMNNLKLGVDVVSAHNLLPKDGLGSSSAFVELHFDGQKFRTTIKEKDLNPVWNESFYFNISDPSNLHYLTLDAYIYNNVKATNSRSFLGKISLTGTSFVPYSDAVVLHYPLEKRGLFSRVRGELGLKVYITDDPTIKSSIPIPATESLPSKEQSVTNAQAQTVPNAATNTHKVESRHTFHHLPNSTHHHHHQSSASAAPSPITAAVPQHGTKYEFDEMKVESQPPKLVRMYSASSSQPAEYALKETSPFLGGGRVVGGRVIHGDKTASTYDLVEKMHFLYVRVVKARDLPAMDVTGSLDPFVEVKIGNYKGITKHFEKQQNPVWNQVFAFSKDRMQASVLEVVIKDKDLIKDDFVGIVRFDINEVPLRVPPDSPLAPEWYRLGDKKGEKIKGELMLAVWIGTQADEAFSDAWHSDAAMPVDSTSAISGVIRSKVYHAPRLWYVRVNVIEAQDLVPTEKNRFPDVYVKAQIGNQVLKTKNVQARTLCSLWNEDLLFVAAEPFEDHLVISVEDRVGPGKDEIIGRVIIPLSSVDKRADDRMIHSRWFNLEKPIAVDVDQLKKEKFYSRLHLRVSLDGGYHVLDESTHYSSDLRPTAKQLWKPPIGVLELGILNAVGLHPMKTRDGRGTSDTYCVAKYGHKWVRTRTIVDNLSPKYNEQYTWEVFDPATVITIGVFDNSQLGEKGSNGNKDLKIGKVRVRISTLETGRIYTHFYPLLVLHPTGVKKMGELHLAIRFTCTSFVNMLYQYSRPLLPKMHYVRPFGIMQVDMLRHQAVHIVAARLGRSEPPLRKEVVEYMSDIDSHLWSMRRSKAHFFRLMTVFSGLFAVGKWFGDICLWRNPITTVLVHVLFLMLVCFPELILPTAFLYMFLIGVWNFRYRPRYPPHMNTKLSQAEAVLSDELDEEFDSFPTNRSPDVVRMRYDRLRSVAGRIQTVVGDVATQGERLQNLLSWRDPRATAIFITFCLVAALVLYVTPFQAVAALAGFYVMRHPRFRHKSPSVPINFFRRLPARTDSML, from the coding sequence ATGATGAACAACCTTAAGTTAGGGGTAGATGTAGTAAGTGCCCACAATCTCTTGCCTAAAGATGGGCTAGGTTCATCCAGTGCATTTGTGGAGCTCCACTTTGATGGTCAAAAGTTCCGTACCACCATCAAAGAAAAGGATCTCAACCCTGTTTGGAATGAGAGCTTTTACTTCAACATATCTGATCCCTCCAACCTCCACTATCTCACTCTTGATGCCTATATCTACAATAATGTCAAAGCTACCAACTCCAGGTCCTTCCTTGGGAAGATTAGCCTAACTGGGACGTCTTTTGTTCCTTACTCTGATGCTGTTGTCTTGCACTACCCTTTGGAAAAGCGAGGCCTCTTCTCACGAGTAAGAGGAGAGCTAGGCTTAAAAGTTTATATTACTGATGACCCAACCATAAAGTCTTCTATTCCGATCCCTGCTACTGAATCCTTGCCAAGTAAGGAACAAAGCGTAACTAATGCACAAGCCCAAACAGTTCCAAATGCAGCCACAAACACTCACAAAGTTGAGTCAAGACACACCTTCCACCATCTCCCTAACTCAactcaccaccatcatcatcaatcTTCTGCTTCTGCAGCTCCGAGTCCTATAACTGCAGCTGTTCCCCAGCATGGAACCAAATATGAGTTTGATGAAATGAAAGTGGAATCACAGCCTCCAAAGTTAGTTCGTATGTACTCTGCATCATCGTCACAACCTGCTGAGTATGCACTAAAAGAGACAAGCCCTTTCCTTGGTGGTGGAAGAGTTGTTGGGGGCCGAGTCATTCACGGAGACAAGACTGCAAGTACTTATGATCTTGTGGAAAAGATGCATTTTCTCTATGTAAGGGTTGTTAAGGCCCGTGATCTTCCTGCTATGGATGTTACCGGAAGTCTTGATCCATTTGTTGAGGTGAAAATTGGAAATTATAAAGGGATTACAAAACATTTTGAGAAGCAGCAAAATCCAGTGTGGAATCAGGTGTTTGCCTTTTCGAAGGACCGGATGCAAGCATCTGTTCTGGAAGTTGTGATTAAGGACAAGGATCTTATCAAAGATGATTTTGTGGGCATCGTAAGGTTTGACATCAATGAAGTTCCATTGCGAGTACCTCCGGATAGCCCTTTGGCTCCAGAATGGTACAGGCTTGGGGATAAAAAGGGTGAGAAGATTAAGGGTGAGCTGATGCTTGCAGTTTGGATTGGCACCCAAGCAGATGAGGCCTTTTCTGATGCATGGCATTCTGATGCAGCTATGCCTGTTGATAGCACATCAGCTATCTCTGGAGTGATACGTTCTAAAGTCTATCATGCACCACGGTTGTGGTACGTGCGTGTTAATGTTATTGAGGCGCAAGACTTAGTTCCAACAGAGAAGAATCGTTTCCCAGATGTGTATGTTAAGGCACAGATAGGTAATCAGGTTTTGAAGACCAAAAATGTTCAGGCTCGGACCCTATGTTCTCTTTGGAATGAGGATCTTTTGTTTGTTGCTGCTGAACCCTTTGAGGATCATCTGGTCATATCAGTTGAGGATCGTGTAGGTCCTGGAAAAGATGAAATCATTGGAAGGGTCATCATACCCTTGAGCTCTGTAGATAAGCGTGCTGATGACCGTATGATCCATTCCCGTTGGTTCAACCTAGAAAAGCCAATTGCTGTGGATGTAGatcagttaaaaaaagaaaagttctaTAGCCGACTCCATCTCCGAGTCAGTCTAGATGGAGGATACCATGTTCTTGACGAGTCCACTCATTACAGCAGCGATCTCCGCCCCACAGCGAAGCAGCTGTGGAAGCCACCAATTGGAGTTTTAGAGCTTGGAATATTGAATGCTGTAGGGCTTCATCCCATGAAGACGCGAGATGGAAGGGGCACATCTGATACATACTGTGTAGCAAAGTATGGTCATAAATGGGTCAGGACACGCACCATTGTTGACAACCTGTCTCCAAAATACAATGAACAGTACACTTGGGAGGTGTTTGATCCAGCTACAGTTATCACCATAGGTGTATTTGACAACAGCCAGCTTGGTGAAAAGGGTTCAAATGGTAACAAGGACCTGAAGATTGGGAAGGTTCGTGTTCGTATCTCCACACTTGAAACAGGCCGTATTTATACACACTTTTATCCATTGCTGGTTCTTCATCCTACTGGTGTTAAGAAGATGGGGGAACTACATTTGGCAATACGGTTTACATGCACCTCATTTGTGAACATGCTTTACCAATACTCACGACCTCTACTGCCAAAAATGCACTATGTAAGGCCTTTTGGCATTATGCAGGTTGACATGCTCCGTCACCAAGCTGTCCACATAGTAGCAGCACGGTTAGGTCGATCAGAGCCTCCACTTAGAAAGGAAGTTGTGGAATACATGTCTGATATAGACTCACACCTTTGGAGCATGAGGAGAAGCAAGGCTCATTTCTTCCGGCTAATGACAGTTTTCTCAGGACTGTTTGCTGTTGGGAAATGGTTTGGGGATATCTGCTTGTGGAGGAATCCAATTACAACGGTCCTAGTTCATGTGCTCTTTCTTATGCTTGTTTGTTTCCCAGAACTGATACTGCCAACAGCTTTCCTCTACATGTTTCTAATAGGGGTGTGGAACTTCCGGTACAGGCCACGGTATCCTCCCCACATGAACACAAAGCTCTCACAAGCTGAGGCTGTGCTCTCTGATGAGCTAGATGAGGAATTTGACTCATTCCCTACAAACCGGAGCCCAGATGTGGTGAGAATGAGGTATGATCGGCTGAGGAGTGTGGCTGGTAGAATTCAGACTGTGGTTGGTGATGTTGCAACTCAAGGAGAGCGACTTCAGAATCTATTGAGTTGGCGAGATCCTCGTGCTACAGCCATCTTCATTACATTCTGCCTTGTAGCTGCACTAGTGTTGTATGTGACACCATTCCAGGCTGTGGCAGCTTTGGCAGGGTTTTACGTGATGAGGCATCCAAGATTTCGCCACAAGTCTCCATCAGTGCCTATCAACTTCTTCCGCAGGCTGCCTGCTAGAACGGATAGTATGCTGTAG
- the LOC115969959 gene encoding probable glutathione peroxidase 8, producing MASQPAKEQQSIYNFTVKDAKGNDVDLSTYKGKVLLIVNVASKCGMTNSNYTELNQLYEKYKEQGLEILVFPCNQFGEEEPGSNDQIVEFVCTRFKSEFPIFDKIEVNGENTAPVYKFLKSGKWGIIGDDIQWNFAKFLVDKDGQAVDRYYPTTSPLTIEHDIKKLLGVSE from the exons ATGGCAAGCCAACCAGCAAAGGAGCAACAATCGATCTACAACTTCACTGTCAAG GATGCTAAGGGAAATGATGTAGATCTTAGCACTTACAAGGGAAAGGTCCTCCTGATAGTCAATGTTGCCTCCAAATG TGGCATGACCAACTCAAATTACACAGAGTTGAATCAACTATATGAAAAGTATAAAGAACAAG GCCTGGAGATACTGGTGTTTCCATGCAATCAGTTTGGTGAGGAGGAACCAGGAAGCAATGATCAGATTGTGGAGTTTGTCTGCACTCGCTTCAAATCGGAATTTCCTATCTTTGACAAG ATTGAAGTGAATGGTGAGAATACTGCTCCAGTGTACAAGTTCTTGAAGTCTGGTAAATGGGGGATAATTGGGGATGATATCCAATGGAACTTTGCCAAGTTTCTAGTTGACAAGGATGGGCAAGCTGTTGATCGTTATTATCCCACAACTTCTCCTCTTACCATTGAG CATGACATCAAAAAGCTTCTGGGAGTGAGTGAATGA
- the LOC115971166 gene encoding probable phospholipid hydroperoxide glutathione peroxidase — protein MSIYISQLPMLCSSTRIILRKNQILGPISAFLLLTNQFSNNSKQTHLRFSHRSSVSLFSKPIRTEFSRPLLFDFRSVRAMASQSQTESVHNFIVKDAKGNDVDLSKYKGKVLLIVNVASQCGLTNSNYTELNQVYEKYKDQGLEILAFPCNQFGAQEPGSNEQILEFACTRFKAEFPIFDKVDVNGNNAAPLYKFLKSSKGGIFGDSIKWNFSKFLVDKDGNVIDRYAPTTSPLSIEKDVKKALGIA, from the exons ATGTCTATATATATCTCACAACTCCCAATGCTGTGCTCCTCAACTCGCATTATACTACgaaaaaatcaaatcttggGACCCATTTCTGCGTTCTTGTTGTTGACAAACCAGTTTTCAAACAATTCTAAGCAAACCCATTTGCGTTTTTCGCATCGTTCTTctgtttctttgttctctaAGCCAATCCGAACAGAGTTCTCGAGGCCCTTGTTGTTTGATTTTCGATCGGTTCGTGCAATGGCTAGCCAATCCCAGACAGAATCTGTCCACAACTTCATCGTCAAG GATGCTAAGGGAAACGATGTTGATCTCAGCAAGTACAAGGGGAAGGTCCTCTTGATTGTCAATGTTGCATCACAATG TGGCTTGACTAATTCAAACTACACTGAGCTGAATCAAGTGTATGAGAAATACAAAGATCAAG GACTGGAGATTCTGGCATTCCCATGCAATCAGTTTGGAGCTCAGGAGCCAGGGAGCAATGAGCAGATCTTAGAGTTTGCTTGCACCCGCTTTAAAGCAGAATTTCCTATATTTGATAAG GTGGATGTGAATGGTAATAATGCCGCCCCATTGTACAAGTTCCTGAAGTCGAGCAAAGGTGGCATATTTGGAGACAGTATTAAGtggaatttttcaaaattcctgGTTGATAAAGACGGGAATGTCATTGACCGTTATGCCCCCACTACTTCCCCACTGAGCATTGAG AAGGACGTAAAGAAGGCACTGGGGATCGCTTGA